One stretch of Sinorhizobium fredii DNA includes these proteins:
- a CDS encoding ABC transporter ATP-binding protein — protein MASMTFDGIGKTFPDGTVAVGNVSLTVADGEFVVLVGPSGCGKSTLLRMAAGLELLNSGRLLMDDQDVTNTEPQDRDIAMVFQNYALYPHMTVYENMAFGLQQRKMPKDKIEKLVRDAAEMLDLTKYLHRKPGALSGGQRQRVAMGRAIVRHPMAFLMDEPLSNLDAKLRVQMRAELKLLNQRLGVTTLYVTHDQVEAMTMGDRVAVLKPVGNAGESNLQQIDTPQRLYDRPANIFVAGFIGSPAMNFVRADLRADGAGLRAAIAGTGISFPVPASAALSAYAGRQVVVGIRPEMFLVCPEAEALFNEPVPVAEALGADTYVFFDIASPPVHVNDAEEPEEFKRKGTNRLVARIPPAATPAPNQRLPLTVDLQKLHWFDPLTGTAIRD, from the coding sequence ATGGCGTCCATGACCTTTGACGGGATCGGAAAAACCTTTCCGGACGGGACCGTCGCCGTCGGCAATGTGAGCTTGACCGTCGCCGACGGCGAGTTCGTCGTGCTGGTCGGACCGTCGGGTTGCGGCAAATCCACGCTTCTGCGGATGGCGGCCGGGCTCGAGCTGCTCAACAGCGGCCGGCTTCTGATGGACGATCAGGATGTCACCAATACCGAGCCGCAGGATCGCGACATCGCCATGGTGTTCCAGAACTACGCGCTCTATCCGCACATGACCGTCTACGAAAACATGGCCTTCGGCCTGCAGCAGCGCAAAATGCCGAAGGACAAGATCGAGAAACTTGTGCGCGATGCAGCCGAGATGCTCGATCTCACAAAATATCTGCATCGCAAGCCGGGTGCGCTCTCCGGCGGCCAGCGCCAGCGCGTGGCGATGGGGCGCGCCATCGTCCGCCATCCCATGGCCTTCCTGATGGACGAGCCGCTCTCCAATCTCGACGCCAAGCTCAGGGTCCAGATGCGCGCCGAGCTCAAGCTCCTGAACCAGCGCCTCGGGGTCACTACGCTCTATGTCACCCACGACCAGGTCGAGGCAATGACGATGGGTGACCGGGTCGCGGTGCTCAAACCCGTCGGCAACGCCGGCGAAAGCAATCTGCAGCAGATCGACACGCCGCAGCGGCTCTACGACAGGCCGGCAAATATCTTTGTCGCCGGCTTTATCGGTTCGCCGGCAATGAATTTCGTGCGGGCCGACCTTCGGGCGGACGGGGCAGGCCTGCGCGCGGCGATCGCGGGGACCGGGATCAGTTTTCCGGTTCCCGCGAGCGCTGCCTTGTCCGCCTATGCCGGACGCCAGGTCGTCGTCGGAATACGACCGGAGATGTTCTTAGTGTGTCCCGAAGCCGAGGCGCTGTTCAACGAGCCGGTCCCGGTCGCCGAGGCGCTCGGGGCCGACACCTATGTCTTCTTCGACATCGCGTCCCCGCCCGTCCACGTCAACGACGCCGAGGAGCCGGAGGAGTTCAAGCGCAAGGGCACCAATCGCCTGGTGGCGCGGATCCCGCCGGCAGCGACGCCGGCGCCCAATCAGCGACTGCCGCTGACAGTGGACCTGCAAAAGCTGCACTGGTTCGACCCATTGACAGGAACTGCTATTCGCGATTGA